The genomic DNA ggactcaggaagagtccaccctacagatcaatgttctagaaatcagagcagtctatcttgctctgagagccttccaacaatggctggaaggcaagcagattcggattcagtccgacaattccacagcggtggcgtacatcaaccaccaagggggaacacgcagtcgccaagcctttcaagaagtccggcggattttgacgtgggtggaaagcacagcatccaccatatccgcagttcacatcccaggcgtcgaaaactgggaagcagactttctcagtcgccagggcatggacgcaggggaatggtcccttcacccggacgtgtttcaggagatctgttgtcgctgggggacgccggacgtcgatctgatggcgtcacgacacaacaacaaggtcccagttttcatagcacggtctcacgatcaccgagcgctggcggcggacgccttagttcaggattggtcgcaattccgactaccctatgtgttcccacctctagcactgttgcccagagttctccggaagatcaggtccgactgccagcgagccattctcgtcgctccagactggccaagaagatcctggtacccggatctgtggcatctcacggtcggccaaccatgggcactgccagaccgtccagatttactgtctcaagggccgtttttccatctgaattctgcggccctgaacctgactgtgtggccattgagtcctggatcctagcgaactcagggttgtctcaggaagtaattgccacaatgagacaggctagaaaaccatcctcggctaagatctaccacaggacgtggaaaatattcttggcttggtgctcggctcagggagtttctccctggccattcgcattgccgatttttctttccttcctgcagtctgggttgtaaaaaggtttgtcgctcagctctcttaagggtcaggtCTCCGCGCTATCTGTATTCTTTCAAAAGCGTTTGGCACGACTTTCTAAAgttcgcacgtttctccaaggagtttgtcatatcgttcctccttacaggcgaccattggaaccctgggatctaaacaaggttctaattgctctccagaagccgcctttcgagcctttgaaagaggtttccctttctcggctctcccaaaaagtggtttttcttgtggcggtcacgtctcttagaaGAGTATCCGAGCTGGCGgcattatcttgcaaatctcccttcctggtgtttcaccaagacaaggtagtactgcgtccaattccagagttttctcccaaggtggtatcttcctttcatctcaatcaggatatcactttaccgtctttgtgtccgcatccagttcaccaatttgaaaaaggtttgcatctgttagacctggtgagagcactcaggatttacatttcacgcacggcgcctatgcgccgttcggatgcgctctttgtcctggtcgctggtcagcataagggatcgcaagcttcaaaatccaccctggcgcggtggatcaaggaaccaattcttcactccTACCATTCtgcggggcttccaatcccatctgGACTGAAAgcacattctaccagagccgtgggtgcgtcctgggcattgcggcatcaggctacggctcagcaggtgtgccaggcggctacctggtcgagtctgcacacgtttaccaaacactatcaggtccatacctacgcttcggcggatgccagcctaggtagacaggtccttcaggcggcggtggcccacctgtaggaaagggctgctcgactgcccgatcacgaggtattcttttacccacccagggactgcttttggacgtcccaattgtctgggtctcccaattaggagcgaaaaagaagaagggaattttgtttacttaccgtaaattccttttcttctagctccaattgggagacccagcacccgccctgtttgttattagggtttcgttttttagggtgcacatgttgttcatgttgtttcttaagttctccgatcatgttatcggattgaatttgttttttgtttgaaactgttattggctttcctccttcttgctttggtactaaaactgaggaatccgtactcctacgggagggtgtatagccagaaggggaggggccttacacttttaagtgtagtactttgtgcggcctccggaggcagtagctatacacccaattgtctgggtctcccaattggagctagaagaaaaggaatttacggtaagtaaacaaaattcccttctttgccaatgatctattgtgatcttccatggttccggatcataacaatatcgctgaacgattttgcgtcgcttgtgcgatcgttacatgtgaccgctaataaacgacctatgagcgacctcggcaaatcgtaactacgatctgggcgtgtcacatcgctaatgagatcgtcagataaatcgtagcatgtaaagcgacctttagttgcaaaagtgcttgtttttacatgCACTATCCGACAATATCTaagatataaagctgtgtgtgtgtgtgtgtccgctaaaggaatccgcaccgtcgcatttacaagtacaaacttttgcacagacaccccatgtgactcagggaacgtcatagattatgttttgacaggaaaatataaccccgcgctttacagttattctccaaaaaacctccctctattaaagtcaatggagctgcgttctaaaggtcattaatagcagctgtgattggttactataggaacaaaggacattcatagtataagaaccttatatgtgaagtaataaaatgtcagtgaggagatggatagagagagacaaaaacagacaggcagacagagtaagaggcagacagggaaagagagagagagacagacaatcaaagaaacagacaggtacagacagggaaagagacagacagacagggaaagagacagacagacagggaacgggACGGGGAAAGAAGGGAAACTAGTATTGCTTTACagttataggaatatttgaaaaaagagacacttagcttatgtattggccaatgcatgtgagccgcaAGAGAcgcaccttgccgtggtgaccgggctcacatgaattggccaatacataagctaagtgtctcttttttcaaatattcctatagctgtaAATCAATACTAGAGTTTCCCTTTTTCATTgttattttagtgtgcagctgtatatattttgtagttgaaatgttttttcagctagcaccttgctcacatttgttggatgtgcggatcaGTCTTTTGTCATATTtgtaaagacggggaaagagacagagagagacaggcacagacagacacagagatacagagagagacagagacagacacagagagatagacagacacacagatctagatagaaacagagacacacatggatagagacagacacacagagagacaaacagggaaagagacagacacacagagagacaaacagggaaagagacagacacacagagagacaaacagtgaaagagacagacagacagagagataggtggaaagagaaagagactgttactatcccgggcaacgcccgggtactacagctagtatatataaaaATTCAAATAACCCCCTTAAATGGGATGTGAGTGCTTAGCATTGTTCTTGGTGTATCTGACTATCCATCCATGAAGATGACTGCTGGATGCTTGCTGATCACCTCTCCATCACTACATTGTCTTTTTAGGGTCACCTGTCAAGGGTCTTATCCTTTGGTCAGGGACTTGGCGTCACAGCAGTAGAAGCTGACCAAAACCTTGTGTCCATGGCTGTCAAATTCGACCGAGATCTCATTTACATGCTGAAAAAGGAGCAAAAGAGGCAGACAAAGGTGCCTTTAGAAGTCAACTTTACCTGTaacctgtcatttttttttttgtctagtttGGTACGGTCATGGCTGGGGGACGGGACAAGCAATATCTTTTCATTCTTTTCACTTATGCATTTTTCTTTCTATCTCCTTCAAGATCGCTGCTTACGATATCACCAGCATCACGTCAACCAGACCTCCACGTCACGTCTCGGCTTGTGTAGACCCTCAAGCCTCGTGGGAAGAATTTGTACATCAGATAACGAGTCACGAAGATACTGGATCCAATACGAGTCCGACCAATACACAAGACCCGATAACGGCTGCTGTAAGTTCTTTAGACCAGCACCATTTTACTCAGAAGGACAACTTTATATTAACCGGACTCCATGCCTGCGGGGACCTCAGCGTCGCCATGCTGCGCCACTTCACCCGGTGCCCCCACATCATTGGCATCACCTCAGTTGCCTGCTGCTATATGAAATTGACCACTTGTGAAGTGCCGCAGCCTCCAGGCGTCCTGGCTCCATCTCCCTGCAGTGACTCGCACCTACAACAGTTTGGCTACCCTGTAAGCTCCTGCGTCTCTGGACTCCCCGGCCACAAACTTTCCTACAAGACCAGAGAGGTGGCTTGCCATGCCATTGAGGATTACATAGAGCGCCTGAAAGGTGAGAGTGACATATTAAGGATTCATTGTTACAGGGCCGTGCTGGAGACTGTGATCCGGGGTATAGATCCCACCATGAAACGCGCCGGGGTGCAGACCATCAAGAATGCTCACAAGCTGCCTTTTACAGAGTAAGCCTaaacttaaagggtttttccagcaCTACTCACTTACACATGCAGCGCTGATGGACATTGTGTTCGGGTTTTTTTTTTCAGATATGCCAAGAAAGGCCTGCGTCGAATCGGTTTAGATCCTGATGCCCCTCTCAGCCTCACCTTAGTAGAAGACATGTTGTCCCAGCACCAGAAAGTGGTGGCATTCTTCAGTCTGGCCCTGCTGCTGGCCCCACTGGTGGAAACcctgatcctgctggaccggatgaTCTTCCTACAAGAGCAGGGTGAGCATCAcctcaccatatatatatatatatatatatatatatatatatattatatatatatatatatatatatatatatatatatatatatatatatatatatatatatatatatatatatatatatatactagaaggtggcccgattctacgcatcgggtattctagaatttacgtattgtgtagttcatgtatgatttttgtttatatatatatatatatatgtatatgagatgttgttgtgtgtagttaccaagtgtttgtgtaggcgctgtacatgttctgggtgtggcggggggtgagagcggtgttgtatgtgtgttgcgttgtttgtggagcgctgtgtgtctgtagcgttgtgtgtgtgtgttgcgcggtttgtgtgtgtgtggtgtgttttggggggaggtatgttttgtgcaatgtgtgtgttgtgcggtatgtgcgtatatttgtgtgtgccgcggtgtttgtgtgttgggtgttgtgtgtgtgcagcgttgtctgtgtgtgtgggtgtctgtgtagggcagttgtttgtggttcccagtgtgtgtgtgtgtgtggtgtgttgtgcagtgcgcgcgtgtgtgtgtgtgtgtgtgtgtgtgtgtgtgtgtgtacatcagcctctcttctctcagcctccctcagcatcagcctccctctcccagcctccccaagcatcagcctccaccagcatcagcctctctccttccagcctcccccagcatcagcctccgccagcatcagcctctctccttccagcctcctccagcatcagcctccctctcccagccttccccaggatcagcctctctcctcccagcctccgtcctcccagcctccctcagcatcagccttccgctcccagtctcccccagcatcagcctccccatgcatcagcctccaccagcatcagcctctcttcttccagcctcccccagcatcagcctccccttcccagccttccccaggatcagcctctctcctcccagcctccttcctcccagcctccctctcccagcctccccaagcatcagcctccaccagcatcagcctctctccttccagcctcccccagcatcagcctccgccagcatcagcctctctccttccagcctcctccagcatcagcctccctctcccagccttccccaggatcagcctctctcctccccagcctccgtcctcccagcctccctcagcatcagccttccgctcccagtctcccccagcatcagcctccccaagcatcagcctccaccagcatcagcctctctccttccagcctcccccagcatcagcctctctccttccagcctccctcagcatcagcctcccgttcccagccttccccaggatcagcctctctcctcccagcctccttcctcccagcctccctcagcatcagccttcccctcccagtctcccccagcatcagcctccccaagcatcagcctccaccagcattagcctccaccagcattagcctctctccttccagcctccccaagcatcagcctccaccagcatcagcctccctcgtcccagcctccccctcccagcctcccccagcatcagcctctctcctcccagccttccccatgatcagcctctctgctcccagcctcctccagcacgccgtgctcctctgccgacactcacacacccgatcgcatccactcacacacacccgatcgcatccactcacacacacccgatcgcatccactcacacacacccgatcgcatccactcacacacacccgatcgcatccactcacacacacccgatcgcatccactcgcacacacccgatcgcatccactcacacacacagacactgacgatatcgcacatacgcgcttatactcacaacatccggaggtatcacatgcttctggccatgtgatcctcccgcaggtcctggaagctaacagcacaataccgccgccgagaagcaagcgatatcccaggatgttgtgagtatgtggatgcgatgtgatgtgtgtgtgagagtgagt from Anomaloglossus baeobatrachus isolate aAnoBae1 chromosome 12, aAnoBae1.hap1, whole genome shotgun sequence includes the following:
- the LOC142258172 gene encoding methyltransferase-like protein 25B encodes the protein MSGVGGRVRSLEQNQLLAGDIARVLSLYGFITDSYIIEFFTNSLWETLPVSWRLALSDLTAPDLADLLLSDSNARNTSYRSVWPLSLLALKVTAQTLSFQRTPHPDADSAHKKRPAEFQSNQCQSSLLDPLFRKHVKPKKQHEIRRLGKLVKKLSDVTGCDRVVDLGSGQGHLSRVLSFGQGLGVTAVEADQNLVSMAVKFDRDLIYMLKKEQKRQTKIAAYDITSITSTRPPRHVSACVDPQASWEEFVHQITSHEDTGSNTSPTNTQDPITAAVSSLDQHHFTQKDNFILTGLHACGDLSVAMLRHFTRCPHIIGITSVACCYMKLTTCEVPQPPGVLAPSPCSDSHLQQFGYPVSSCVSGLPGHKLSYKTREVACHAIEDYIERLKGESDILRIHCYRAVLETVIRGIDPTMKRAGVQTIKNAHKLPFTEYAKKGLRRIGLDPDAPLSLTLVEDMLSQHQKVVAFFSLALLLAPLVETLILLDRMIFLQEQGFQCDVVPLFKPEFSPRNLVLVATKGIRPLCEVLEGMTWSSPRGPTNADFQ